A part of Methanomassiliicoccaceae archaeon genomic DNA contains:
- a CDS encoding TetR/AcrR family transcriptional regulator, with protein MDLKFKRARSKENKEKRFSDILDVSAELYDKLRYPGLTFEEISKKLNITRPAIYKYFKTKDEILVEILLRDLDDLCNDLTDSFDVSSEYTKEEIATLWTDVMMKNKRIMDVMSLHSSSIEKTISAEYNSGPESVLKGYIRAIKELIKHLVPGIDDNTAVDFVLYQISFAVGLYPFMKIKMNDTDSNKEIFRFNRIYRENILIKLKSMNCS; from the coding sequence ATGGACCTGAAATTCAAAAGGGCACGTAGCAAAGAGAATAAAGAGAAGAGATTCTCAGATATACTCGATGTGTCCGCAGAGCTGTATGATAAATTGCGTTATCCGGGTCTGACATTTGAAGAAATATCAAAGAAATTGAATATCACGCGCCCTGCAATATACAAATATTTCAAAACGAAAGATGAGATCCTCGTAGAGATACTTCTCAGGGATCTCGACGACCTATGCAACGATCTCACGGACAGTTTCGATGTTTCTTCAGAATATACGAAGGAAGAGATCGCCACATTATGGACAGATGTCATGATGAAGAACAAGAGGATCATGGACGTTATGTCGCTTCATTCTTCATCCATCGAAAAGACGATCTCTGCCGAATACAACAGCGGACCGGAAAGTGTTTTAAAAGGATATATCCGGGCAATCAAGGAATTGATAAAACATCTCGTTCCCGGCATCGACGATAACACTGCCGTTGATTTCGTCTTGTATCAGATATCATTTGCCGTAGGCCTATATCCGTTCATGAAGATTAAAATGAACGATACGGATTCAAACAAGGAGATATTCAGATTCAACAGGATATACCGTGAGAATATCCTTATAAAACTAAAATCGATGAACTGTTCGTGA
- the trpA gene encoding tryptophan synthase subunit alpha, translating into MSSIRDAFANGKAFIAFITCGDPDLETTKKAVKEMVMNGADLIELGIPFSDPTAEGPTIQAANARALKNGVTTDDIFDMVREIRNDVKVPMVFMTYANVVFSYGSERFISICRDIGIDGLILPDVPFEEKDEFDPICRKYGLDLISLIAPTSEDRISMIAKEAKGFVYIVSSLGVTGTRAEITTDIGSMVELVRRSTNIPCAVGFGISKPEQAAKMAGLSDGVIVGSAIIKIIAEEGKDSVFHIGEYVRSMKDAIRDI; encoded by the coding sequence ATGAGCAGCATCAGAGACGCATTTGCCAACGGTAAGGCGTTTATTGCATTCATCACCTGCGGAGACCCCGACCTCGAGACAACGAAAAAGGCAGTAAAGGAAATGGTCATGAACGGTGCGGACCTGATAGAGCTGGGTATCCCGTTCTCGGATCCGACGGCGGAAGGACCGACCATACAGGCTGCCAATGCACGTGCTTTGAAGAACGGGGTCACAACAGACGATATCTTCGATATGGTCCGCGAGATACGTAACGATGTGAAAGTGCCAATGGTGTTCATGACATATGCGAATGTAGTGTTCTCATATGGTTCCGAGAGATTCATATCGATATGCAGGGACATCGGCATTGACGGCCTGATATTGCCCGATGTACCATTTGAAGAAAAGGACGAGTTCGATCCGATATGCCGTAAATATGGATTGGACCTGATATCGTTGATCGCACCCACATCCGAGGACCGTATATCGATGATAGCCAAAGAGGCCAAGGGATTCGTATACATTGTTTCCTCACTGGGAGTCACAGGTACAAGGGCCGAGATAACGACCGATATCGGGTCCATGGTCGAATTGGTGAGAAGGAGCACAAATATTCCTTGTGCTGTGGGGTTCGGCATCTCCAAACCCGAGCAAGCAGCGAAAATGGCCGGTCTGAGCGATGGCGTCATCGTAGGAAGCGCCATCATTAAGATCATTGCCGAAGAAGGTAAAGACTCTGTTTTTCACATAGGTGAATATGTGAGGTCCATGAAGGATGCGATCCGCGATATTTGA
- the trpB gene encoding tryptophan synthase subunit beta, translating into MTKKGRFGEHGGQYIPETLMNAVIELEKAYDRYKADPEFVSELDRLLNEYAGRPSRLYFAERMSNDLGGAKIYLKREDLNHTGAHKINNVLGQALLAKKMGKTRLIAETGAGQHGVATATAAALMGMECVVFMGNNDMERQALNVYKMRLLGAEVVSVGSGTGTLKDAVSEAMREWTNRIEDTHYCLGSVMGPHPFPMIVRDFQSVIGKEIKQQILEKEGRLPTAIIACVGGGSNAIGSFYDFINDDNVRLIGCEAAGRGIDSFETAATINTGRAGIFHGMKSYFCQDEYGQIAPVYSISAGLDYPGIGPEHAWLYDIRRAEYVPVTDEEAVKAFEYLSKMEGIIPAIESAHALAHVMKIAPEMGRNDILVVTLSGRGDKDCAAIARYRGEDVRE; encoded by the coding sequence ATGACAAAGAAAGGAAGATTCGGAGAACATGGGGGACAGTACATACCGGAGACCCTGATGAATGCGGTCATTGAGTTGGAGAAAGCATATGACCGTTATAAGGCGGATCCGGAATTCGTTTCCGAATTGGATAGACTCCTCAACGAATATGCAGGAAGGCCCAGCAGATTGTATTTCGCAGAAAGAATGTCGAATGATCTGGGCGGTGCGAAGATATATTTGAAACGCGAAGACCTGAATCATACCGGCGCACACAAGATCAATAATGTGCTGGGACAGGCGCTGTTGGCCAAAAAGATGGGCAAGACACGTCTGATAGCCGAGACCGGAGCCGGACAGCACGGGGTGGCTACGGCTACGGCGGCCGCGCTGATGGGGATGGAATGCGTAGTATTCATGGGCAACAACGACATGGAACGCCAGGCCCTCAATGTTTACAAGATGAGGCTCCTCGGAGCCGAAGTGGTATCTGTAGGATCGGGTACAGGAACGCTCAAGGATGCTGTTTCCGAAGCCATGCGCGAATGGACAAATCGCATTGAGGACACCCATTATTGTCTCGGATCTGTGATGGGCCCTCATCCGTTCCCCATGATCGTCAGAGATTTTCAAAGCGTGATCGGTAAGGAGATAAAACAGCAGATATTGGAAAAAGAGGGCAGACTTCCGACTGCGATAATAGCATGTGTGGGAGGAGGTTCCAATGCGATCGGTTCATTCTACGATTTCATAAACGATGATAATGTTCGTTTGATCGGTTGCGAAGCAGCAGGGCGCGGAATAGATTCGTTCGAGACGGCCGCTACGATCAATACCGGACGTGCCGGGATATTTCATGGAATGAAATCTTATTTTTGTCAGGATGAATATGGTCAGATCGCTCCCGTGTATTCAATATCGGCGGGATTGGATTATCCGGGCATAGGGCCTGAACATGCATGGCTATATGATATCCGCCGGGCCGAATATGTTCCCGTTACAGACGAGGAGGCGGTCAAGGCTTTCGAATATCTTTCAAAAATGGAGGGCATAATCCCCGCGATAGAATCGGCACATGCTCTCGCACATGTAATGAAGATCGCCCCGGAAATGGGAAGGAACGACATATTGGTCGTCACGCTTTCAGGCCGCGGAGATAAAGATTGCGCTGCGATCGCAAGATATAGAGGGGAGGATGTCAGAGAATGA
- a CDS encoding phosphoribosylanthranilate isomerase: protein MTKIKICGIRTPEDVECINDLLPDYAGFVFFDKSRRHVTPETAAHLRSLMDRRITSVGVFVDHSDEFIVKLVEDGTIGMIQLHGSEDDAFIGTIRKQTDVPIMKAFGINNRNDFEGAIASSADIILLDNGTGGTGERFDGTLIDKGSRPFFFAGGLDPYNVYDIVRSFRPYAVDTSSGVETDGSKDRQKIKQFIDAVRKSNEEDE from the coding sequence ATGACGAAGATCAAGATATGCGGTATCAGGACACCCGAGGATGTGGAATGCATCAATGATCTGCTCCCCGATTATGCAGGATTTGTATTCTTTGACAAAAGCCGCAGACATGTCACGCCTGAGACGGCGGCCCATCTGCGTTCTTTGATGGACCGCAGGATAACAAGCGTCGGAGTATTTGTCGATCATTCTGACGAATTTATTGTAAAATTAGTAGAAGACGGAACTATCGGAATGATACAGCTCCATGGCAGCGAGGACGATGCATTCATCGGAACCATACGCAAACAGACGGACGTACCAATAATGAAAGCATTCGGAATAAACAACAGGAACGATTTCGAGGGGGCGATCGCGTCTTCTGCAGATATCATATTATTGGATAACGGAACGGGCGGTACGGGAGAACGATTTGACGGAACGCTGATTGACAAGGGGTCTCGTCCGTTTTTCTTTGCCGGAGGGTTGGATCCGTACAACGTGTATGACATTGTGAGATCGTTCCGCCCATATGCCGTCGACACCAGTTCCGGAGTGGAGACGGATGGGAGCAAAGATCGTCAAAAAATAAAACAGTTCATTGATGCTGTTAGAAAATCGAATGAAGAAGATGAGTAA
- the trpC gene encoding indole-3-glycerol phosphate synthase TrpC produces the protein MTDILQTIAEYAKVRVKESKKHISFEEMRASASSMECDTGFPFEKALSSDDMSFICECKRASPSKGKIVTDYPFERIAGEYESAGASCISVLTEPKWFLGDNEHLKKIAGTVSVPCLRKDFTVDDYMIYEAKTLGASAVLLICSITNSDDLHRYIGICDDLGLSALVEAHDEHDISSALDAGARMIGVNNRNLSDFTVDLENSIRLRKMVPEDVLFIAESGINNSHDVDMLRASKVDGVLVGETLMRSDDKKKRLNELKGVQ, from the coding sequence ATGACGGACATTCTACAGACGATAGCGGAATATGCCAAGGTTCGTGTCAAAGAATCGAAAAAGCACATCTCCTTCGAAGAAATGAGGGCCTCGGCATCGTCTATGGAATGTGATACCGGATTCCCATTCGAGAAGGCCTTATCGAGCGATGACATGTCCTTCATATGCGAATGCAAACGAGCTTCTCCGTCCAAAGGAAAGATAGTAACCGATTATCCTTTCGAAAGGATAGCTGGAGAATACGAGTCCGCCGGCGCGTCATGCATATCTGTATTGACCGAACCAAAATGGTTCTTGGGTGACAATGAACATCTGAAGAAAATAGCCGGGACCGTATCGGTACCCTGTCTGAGAAAGGATTTCACGGTTGACGACTACATGATCTATGAGGCGAAGACGCTGGGCGCTTCAGCGGTGCTGCTGATATGTTCGATCACGAATAGCGACGATCTTCACAGATACATAGGGATCTGCGATGATCTCGGACTGTCCGCACTGGTAGAAGCACACGATGAACATGATATCTCATCTGCCTTAGATGCGGGCGCGAGGATGATCGGCGTAAATAATAGGAATTTGAGCGATTTCACGGTCGATCTCGAGAACAGCATAAGGCTGAGAAAAATGGTACCGGAAGATGTGCTTTTCATAGCCGAGAGCGGAATAAACAATTCGCATGATGTGGATATGCTTCGAGCATCCAAGGTGGACGGGGTGCTTGTCGGAGAAACATTGATGCGTTCTGATGATAAGAAGAAAAGACTTAACGAACTGAAAGGCGTCCAATGA
- the trpD gene encoding anthranilate phosphoribosyltransferase — protein sequence MIKEAIIKTVNKEDLTYDEAYQVMNEIMTGRTTQIQNAAFLAALSTKNTNAETIDEITGCAAAMREHSTKIVHDAKIMDIVGTGGDGSQSFNISTTSALVVAAAGVKIAKHGNRAASSRCGTADCLEALGVNIDLSPQRCVELLDEVGICFIFAQKYHTSMKYVGSIRKELGFRTVFNILGPLTNPASPSMQLLGVYSESLVEPLAKVLMKLGVEHGMVVYGQDRLDEISISAPTTVCEIKSGYYRSFEMSPEDFGLPMGKKEELVGGTPAQNAAITRSILDGEGGARRNSILINAGSALYVAGKAANIGQGIDLATEIIDSGAAASKLEEFIKASSA from the coding sequence ATGATCAAAGAAGCAATAATCAAGACGGTCAACAAAGAGGACCTCACGTATGACGAGGCCTATCAGGTTATGAACGAGATCATGACTGGGCGGACCACCCAGATCCAGAATGCGGCATTTCTCGCTGCATTGAGCACGAAGAATACCAATGCGGAGACCATTGACGAGATAACGGGCTGTGCCGCAGCCATGAGAGAACATTCCACAAAGATCGTACATGATGCGAAAATAATGGATATAGTCGGCACAGGCGGTGACGGGTCGCAGAGCTTCAATATCTCGACGACGTCCGCATTGGTGGTCGCGGCGGCAGGTGTCAAGATTGCAAAACACGGCAACCGTGCAGCCTCATCTAGATGTGGAACAGCCGATTGTCTGGAGGCGTTGGGGGTGAACATAGACCTCTCGCCTCAAAGATGCGTTGAACTGCTCGATGAAGTGGGTATATGTTTCATTTTTGCACAAAAATATCACACATCGATGAAGTATGTCGGTTCGATACGGAAAGAACTGGGATTTCGTACCGTGTTCAATATCCTCGGCCCTCTGACCAACCCTGCATCACCATCCATGCAGCTTCTGGGGGTGTACAGCGAATCGTTGGTGGAACCGTTGGCAAAGGTACTGATGAAACTCGGAGTAGAACACGGAATGGTGGTATACGGACAGGATAGATTAGATGAGATTTCTATAAGCGCTCCGACTACGGTTTGCGAGATAAAAAGTGGATACTACAGGTCATTCGAGATGTCCCCTGAGGATTTCGGCCTCCCTATGGGTAAAAAAGAAGAACTTGTCGGAGGCACACCCGCTCAGAATGCGGCTATAACACGTTCTATACTGGACGGAGAAGGGGGAGCCCGCCGTAATTCCATATTGATCAATGCAGGTTCGGCCCTGTATGTAGCCGGCAAAGCGGCCAACATCGGTCAGGGGATAGATCTCGCGACAGAGATCATCGACAGCGGTGCGGCTGCGTCTAAACTGGAAGAATTCATCAAAGCCTCGAGTGCGTGA
- a CDS encoding aminodeoxychorismate/anthranilate synthase component II, with product MILLIDNYDSFSYNLYQLIGSIDPDIKVVRNDKITLDEIEKMNPDAIVLSPGPGRPEDAGICVDAVSAFGKNIPILGVCLGHQAICEAYGATVSYAKTQMHGKQSIVKLHTESPIFRGCPESVPVARYHSLAVVQETLPACLRTIAKSEDREVMAVCHRSYDVYGVQFHPESIMTPDGEQIMRNFFEIMGR from the coding sequence ATGATATTGCTTATCGATAATTATGATAGTTTTTCATATAATCTGTATCAGCTGATTGGTTCTATAGACCCTGACATCAAGGTCGTCAGAAATGATAAGATCACACTCGATGAGATCGAGAAAATGAACCCGGATGCAATAGTATTGTCGCCCGGACCGGGAAGACCGGAGGATGCGGGCATATGCGTAGATGCGGTCAGCGCATTCGGAAAGAACATCCCGATATTGGGGGTCTGTCTCGGACATCAGGCCATATGCGAGGCCTACGGCGCAACTGTATCGTACGCAAAAACACAGATGCACGGCAAACAGTCCATAGTGAAATTACACACCGAAAGCCCGATATTCAGAGGATGCCCGGAAAGTGTTCCGGTAGCACGTTATCATTCTCTGGCGGTTGTTCAGGAAACTCTTCCCGCATGTCTCAGAACTATAGCAAAGAGCGAGGACAGAGAAGTCATGGCCGTATGCCACAGAAGTTATGACGTTTATGGGGTCCAGTTCCATCCGGAGTCCATAATGACGCCCGACGGAGAACAGATCATGCGTAATTTCTTCGAAATAATGGGCAGATGA
- a CDS encoding anthranilate synthase component I family protein, whose translation MFAKSDVVKEMIKVICPSIEEIGKLANNGAYKTAPVSTEIPSGEKTPIDILRILKNISGHCYILESVEKDATWGRYTFLGYDPKTSITCVNGNMKVDSLSFKTDDPGKYIRQILNEHKSPRMDYLPPFSGGFVGYFSYDYLKYSEPVLNLDAEDTEGFKDVDIMLFDKVIAFDNLDRKIVFIVNIDLSDADTNYNKAVLDLQQMVDLVDNGKPKKNEPGKMMTELKPLFDKERYCAMVETAKHHIREGDIFQMVLSNRLETEYEGSLLNTYCALRKLNPSPYMFYFSGSDMEVAGASPETLVKLKDGILHTFPLAGTRPRGKTEEEDKALEMDLLSDTKELAEHNMLVDLGRNDVGKISKFGTVKVEKYHSVERFSHVMHIGSTVCGEIRDGFDALDVLDAILPAGTLSGAPKIRACQLINDIEKNKRGIYGGAIGYIDFTGNLDTCIAIRIAYKKNGKVFIRTGAGIVADSVPEREYQECIDKAAAVVKALKISEGSE comes from the coding sequence GTGTTTGCAAAGTCGGATGTCGTCAAGGAAATGATAAAAGTAATCTGTCCCAGCATTGAAGAGATAGGGAAATTGGCCAATAACGGCGCGTATAAAACAGCTCCCGTAAGCACGGAGATTCCGTCGGGCGAGAAGACACCGATCGATATACTTCGCATTCTGAAAAACATCTCGGGCCACTGCTACATATTGGAGTCGGTGGAAAAAGATGCGACATGGGGAAGATACACTTTCCTGGGTTATGATCCCAAGACATCGATAACATGTGTGAACGGAAACATGAAGGTGGATTCACTGTCGTTCAAGACCGACGATCCGGGAAAATATATAAGACAGATATTGAACGAGCATAAGAGTCCGCGTATGGATTATCTTCCTCCCTTTTCAGGGGGATTTGTCGGATACTTCTCATATGATTATCTGAAATATTCCGAACCCGTTTTAAATCTGGATGCTGAAGATACTGAAGGATTCAAAGACGTTGACATAATGCTTTTCGATAAGGTGATCGCCTTCGATAACCTTGACCGCAAGATCGTATTCATCGTGAACATCGATCTTTCTGATGCCGATACGAATTATAACAAAGCCGTTCTGGATCTGCAGCAGATGGTTGACCTCGTTGACAACGGTAAACCGAAAAAGAATGAACCCGGAAAGATGATGACGGAATTGAAACCCCTTTTCGACAAAGAAAGATATTGCGCCATGGTCGAGACAGCAAAACACCACATCAGGGAAGGGGACATATTCCAGATGGTCCTGTCGAATCGTTTGGAGACCGAATATGAAGGAAGTCTTCTAAACACATACTGTGCACTGAGAAAACTCAACCCTTCCCCGTATATGTTCTACTTTTCAGGTTCGGACATGGAAGTGGCCGGTGCATCTCCCGAGACACTGGTGAAACTCAAGGACGGAATATTGCATACGTTCCCTTTGGCGGGTACACGCCCCAGGGGAAAGACGGAAGAGGAAGACAAAGCTCTGGAAATGGATCTCCTGTCTGATACCAAAGAACTTGCAGAACACAATATGCTGGTAGATCTTGGAAGGAACGACGTTGGTAAGATCAGCAAGTTCGGTACGGTTAAAGTGGAGAAATATCACTCCGTGGAGCGTTTTTCCCACGTGATGCACATTGGTTCCACGGTATGCGGAGAAATACGTGACGGTTTTGATGCACTTGACGTACTGGATGCCATATTGCCCGCAGGAACACTTTCCGGAGCGCCCAAGATAAGAGCGTGTCAACTGATAAACGATATTGAGAAAAATAAACGCGGAATATACGGCGGAGCCATAGGATATATTGATTTCACCGGAAATCTGGACACGTGTATCGCAATCAGAATAGCATATAAAAAGAACGGAAAGGTCTTCATAAGAACAGGCGCAGGAATAGTGGCCGACTCGGTACCTGAGAGAGAATATCAGGAATGTATCGACAAAGCTGCGGCAGTGGTAAAAGCTCTCAAGATCTCGGAGGGATCGGAATGA
- a CDS encoding 50S ribosomal protein L41e: MKRSSRAWKKRGNQRWKWRKKKMRRRKRAAKMRKQ, encoded by the coding sequence ATGAAAAGAAGTTCACGCGCCTGGAAAAAACGCGGCAATCAGCGTTGGAAATGGCGCAAGAAGAAGATGAGAAGGAGAAAGAGAGCAGCTAAGATGCGCAAGCAGTGA